Proteins encoded together in one Chiloscyllium plagiosum isolate BGI_BamShark_2017 chromosome 3, ASM401019v2, whole genome shotgun sequence window:
- the LOC122548400 gene encoding melanocortin-2 receptor accessory protein 2-like isoform X6, giving the protein MNSLLTGKVETAVGLWSFTGHSGDKPTNKTYRRLGKSVVIQGSVLCRKSRRESDSIVIGFWVGLAVFVIFMFFVLTLLTKTGAPHQDRNVDLSTKQRRTNSFAINYIMSRSDKAFSRPENEESRSLFHYYVNEVIQMERQQFVNKVPGPGNSDLTPRERGDRSDDSDDPMFCPSKFNLPNFVSIDQSSSLTEDDLLMCEQPIVLENKSDRLQEIHHISD; this is encoded by the exons ATGAATTCCCTTCTTACTGGGAAGGTGGAAACTGCGGTGGGATTGTGGTCATTTACTGGACAT AGTGGAGATAAACCAACCAATAAAACATACCGGAGGCTTGGAAAGTCAGTGGTGATACAAGGGAGTGTGCTCTGCAGAAAGAGCCGAAGGGAAAGTG ATTCCATTGTGATTGGATTTTGGGTAGGCTTGGCCgtgtttgtcattttcatgttTTTCGTTTTGACGCTGCTGACAAAGACAGGAGCACCACATCAAGA CAGGAATGTGGACCTTTCTACAAAACAACGCAGAACAAACAGCTTTGCTATCAATTATATCATGTCCAGATCAGATAAAGCCTTTTCCCGTCCGGAAAATGAAGAATCCAGGTCTCTCTTTCATTACTATGTTAATGAGGTTATACAAATGGAAAGGCAACAATTTGTAAACAAAGTGCCTGGACCAGGGAACAGTGATCTTACCCCACGAGAAAGAGGGGATAGAAGTGACGATTCAGATGATCCCATGTTCTGTCCGAgtaagttcaaccttccaaatttTGTGAGCATTGATCAAAGCTCCTCCCTGACAGAAGACGATCTACTGATGTGTGAGCAGCCAATCGTTCTTGAAAATAAGTCAGATAGATTGCAGGAAATACATCACATTTCTGACTAG
- the LOC122548400 gene encoding melanocortin-2 receptor accessory protein 2-like isoform X7: MNSLLTGKVETAVGLWSFTGHSGDKPTNKTYRRLGKSVVIQGSVLCRKSRRESDSIVIGFWVGLAVFVIFMFFVLTLLTKTGAPHQENVDLSTKQRRTNSFAINYIMSRSDKAFSRPENEESRSLFHYYVNEVIQMERQQFVNKVPGPGNSDLTPRERGDRSDDSDDPMFCPSKFNLPNFVSIDQSSSLTEDDLLMCEQPIVLENKSDRLQEIHHISD; encoded by the exons ATGAATTCCCTTCTTACTGGGAAGGTGGAAACTGCGGTGGGATTGTGGTCATTTACTGGACAT AGTGGAGATAAACCAACCAATAAAACATACCGGAGGCTTGGAAAGTCAGTGGTGATACAAGGGAGTGTGCTCTGCAGAAAGAGCCGAAGGGAAAGTG ATTCCATTGTGATTGGATTTTGGGTAGGCTTGGCCgtgtttgtcattttcatgttTTTCGTTTTGACGCTGCTGACAAAGACAGGAGCACCACATCAAGA GAATGTGGACCTTTCTACAAAACAACGCAGAACAAACAGCTTTGCTATCAATTATATCATGTCCAGATCAGATAAAGCCTTTTCCCGTCCGGAAAATGAAGAATCCAGGTCTCTCTTTCATTACTATGTTAATGAGGTTATACAAATGGAAAGGCAACAATTTGTAAACAAAGTGCCTGGACCAGGGAACAGTGATCTTACCCCACGAGAAAGAGGGGATAGAAGTGACGATTCAGATGATCCCATGTTCTGTCCGAgtaagttcaaccttccaaatttTGTGAGCATTGATCAAAGCTCCTCCCTGACAGAAGACGATCTACTGATGTGTGAGCAGCCAATCGTTCTTGAAAATAAGTCAGATAGATTGCAGGAAATACATCACATTTCTGACTAG
- the LOC122548400 gene encoding uncharacterized protein LOC122548400 isoform X9, producing MNSLLTGKVETAVGLWSFTGHSGDKPTNKTYRRLGKSVVIQGSVLCRKSRRESDSIVIGFWVGLAVFVIFMFFVLTLLTKTGAPHQERKPEHLEESHADTGKSYTILPRIPCLNHPVRFPPHSSRNVDLSTKQRRTNSFAINYIMSRSDKAFSRPENEESR from the exons ATGAATTCCCTTCTTACTGGGAAGGTGGAAACTGCGGTGGGATTGTGGTCATTTACTGGACAT AGTGGAGATAAACCAACCAATAAAACATACCGGAGGCTTGGAAAGTCAGTGGTGATACAAGGGAGTGTGCTCTGCAGAAAGAGCCGAAGGGAAAGTG ATTCCATTGTGATTGGATTTTGGGTAGGCTTGGCCgtgtttgtcattttcatgttTTTCGTTTTGACGCTGCTGACAAAGACAGGAGCACCACATCAAGA gaggaaaccagagcacctggaggaatcccatgcagacacaggaaaatcTTACACCATCCTACCCAGGATACCATGTTTAAATCATCCAGTCAGATTTCCTCCCCACTCCAG CAGGAATGTGGACCTTTCTACAAAACAACGCAGAACAAACAGCTTTGCTATCAATTATATCATGTCCAGATCAGATAAAGCCTTTTCCCGTCCGGAAAATGAAGAATCCAG GTAA
- the LOC122548400 gene encoding uncharacterized protein LOC122548400 isoform X5: MNSLLTGKVETAVGLWSFTGHSGDKPTNKTYRRLGKSVVIQGSVLCRKSRRESDSIVIGFWVGLAVFVIFMFFVLTLLTKTGAPHQERKPEHLEESHADTGKSYTILPRIPCLNHPVRFPPHSSRNVDLSTKQRRTNSFAINYIMSRSDKAFSRPENEESRSLFHYYVNEVIQMERQQFVNKVPGPGNSDLTPRERGDRSDDSDDPMFCPSKGSYKCLQKVK, translated from the exons ATGAATTCCCTTCTTACTGGGAAGGTGGAAACTGCGGTGGGATTGTGGTCATTTACTGGACAT AGTGGAGATAAACCAACCAATAAAACATACCGGAGGCTTGGAAAGTCAGTGGTGATACAAGGGAGTGTGCTCTGCAGAAAGAGCCGAAGGGAAAGTG ATTCCATTGTGATTGGATTTTGGGTAGGCTTGGCCgtgtttgtcattttcatgttTTTCGTTTTGACGCTGCTGACAAAGACAGGAGCACCACATCAAGA gaggaaaccagagcacctggaggaatcccatgcagacacaggaaaatcTTACACCATCCTACCCAGGATACCATGTTTAAATCATCCAGTCAGATTTCCTCCCCACTCCAG CAGGAATGTGGACCTTTCTACAAAACAACGCAGAACAAACAGCTTTGCTATCAATTATATCATGTCCAGATCAGATAAAGCCTTTTCCCGTCCGGAAAATGAAGAATCCAGGTCTCTCTTTCATTACTATGTTAATGAGGTTATACAAATGGAAAGGCAACAATTTGTAAACAAAGTGCCTGGACCAGGGAACAGTGATCTTACCCCACGAGAAAGAGGGGATAGAAGTGACGATTCAGATGATCCCATGTTCTGTCCGA GTAAGGGCAGCTACAAATGCCTTCAGAAGGTCAAGTGA
- the LOC122548400 gene encoding melanocortin-2 receptor accessory protein 2-like isoform X4 — translation MALLKATFGSVSYELTRSIEAWQKQDSIVIGFWVGLAVFVIFMFFVLTLLTKTGAPHQERKPEHLEESHADTGKSYTILPRIPCLNHPVRFPPHSSRNVDLSTKQRRTNSFAINYIMSRSDKAFSRPENEESRSLFHYYVNEVIQMERQQFVNKVPGPGNSDLTPRERGDRSDDSDDPMFCPSKFNLPNFVSIDQSSSLTEDDLLMCEQPIVLENKSDRLQEIHHISD, via the exons ATGGCACTTTTAAAGGCTACATTTGGTTCCGTATCGTATGAGCTCACACGAAGTATTGAGGCATGGCAGAAGCAAG ATTCCATTGTGATTGGATTTTGGGTAGGCTTGGCCgtgtttgtcattttcatgttTTTCGTTTTGACGCTGCTGACAAAGACAGGAGCACCACATCAAGA gaggaaaccagagcacctggaggaatcccatgcagacacaggaaaatcTTACACCATCCTACCCAGGATACCATGTTTAAATCATCCAGTCAGATTTCCTCCCCACTCCAG CAGGAATGTGGACCTTTCTACAAAACAACGCAGAACAAACAGCTTTGCTATCAATTATATCATGTCCAGATCAGATAAAGCCTTTTCCCGTCCGGAAAATGAAGAATCCAGGTCTCTCTTTCATTACTATGTTAATGAGGTTATACAAATGGAAAGGCAACAATTTGTAAACAAAGTGCCTGGACCAGGGAACAGTGATCTTACCCCACGAGAAAGAGGGGATAGAAGTGACGATTCAGATGATCCCATGTTCTGTCCGAgtaagttcaaccttccaaatttTGTGAGCATTGATCAAAGCTCCTCCCTGACAGAAGACGATCTACTGATGTGTGAGCAGCCAATCGTTCTTGAAAATAAGTCAGATAGATTGCAGGAAATACATCACATTTCTGACTAG
- the LOC122548400 gene encoding melanocortin-2 receptor accessory protein 2-like isoform X2, which translates to MSEASAVANKTTVSNGDYIWRYEYYDDEPVSFEGLKAHKYSIVIGFWVGLAVFVIFMFFVLTLLTKTGAPHQERKPEHLEESHADTGKSYTILPRIPCLNHPVRFPPHSSRNVDLSTKQRRTNSFAINYIMSRSDKAFSRPENEESRSLFHYYVNEVIQMERQQFVNKVPGPGNSDLTPRERGDRSDDSDDPMFCPSKFNLPNFVSIDQSSSLTEDDLLMCEQPIVLENKSDRLQEIHHISD; encoded by the exons ATGTCGGAAGCTAGTGCTGTTGCAAACAAGACCACTGTATCTAACGGTGATTACATCTGGCGCTATGAGTATTATGATGATGAGCCAGTTTCCTTTGAAGGATTGAAAGCACACAAGT ATTCCATTGTGATTGGATTTTGGGTAGGCTTGGCCgtgtttgtcattttcatgttTTTCGTTTTGACGCTGCTGACAAAGACAGGAGCACCACATCAAGA gaggaaaccagagcacctggaggaatcccatgcagacacaggaaaatcTTACACCATCCTACCCAGGATACCATGTTTAAATCATCCAGTCAGATTTCCTCCCCACTCCAG CAGGAATGTGGACCTTTCTACAAAACAACGCAGAACAAACAGCTTTGCTATCAATTATATCATGTCCAGATCAGATAAAGCCTTTTCCCGTCCGGAAAATGAAGAATCCAGGTCTCTCTTTCATTACTATGTTAATGAGGTTATACAAATGGAAAGGCAACAATTTGTAAACAAAGTGCCTGGACCAGGGAACAGTGATCTTACCCCACGAGAAAGAGGGGATAGAAGTGACGATTCAGATGATCCCATGTTCTGTCCGAgtaagttcaaccttccaaatttTGTGAGCATTGATCAAAGCTCCTCCCTGACAGAAGACGATCTACTGATGTGTGAGCAGCCAATCGTTCTTGAAAATAAGTCAGATAGATTGCAGGAAATACATCACATTTCTGACTAG
- the LOC122548400 gene encoding melanocortin-2 receptor accessory protein 2-like isoform X3: protein MFRGESGDKPTNKTYRRLGKSVVIQGSVLCRKSRRESDSIVIGFWVGLAVFVIFMFFVLTLLTKTGAPHQERKPEHLEESHADTGKSYTILPRIPCLNHPVRFPPHSSRNVDLSTKQRRTNSFAINYIMSRSDKAFSRPENEESRSLFHYYVNEVIQMERQQFVNKVPGPGNSDLTPRERGDRSDDSDDPMFCPSKFNLPNFVSIDQSSSLTEDDLLMCEQPIVLENKSDRLQEIHHISD from the exons ATGTTTCGTGGGGAG AGTGGAGATAAACCAACCAATAAAACATACCGGAGGCTTGGAAAGTCAGTGGTGATACAAGGGAGTGTGCTCTGCAGAAAGAGCCGAAGGGAAAGTG ATTCCATTGTGATTGGATTTTGGGTAGGCTTGGCCgtgtttgtcattttcatgttTTTCGTTTTGACGCTGCTGACAAAGACAGGAGCACCACATCAAGA gaggaaaccagagcacctggaggaatcccatgcagacacaggaaaatcTTACACCATCCTACCCAGGATACCATGTTTAAATCATCCAGTCAGATTTCCTCCCCACTCCAG CAGGAATGTGGACCTTTCTACAAAACAACGCAGAACAAACAGCTTTGCTATCAATTATATCATGTCCAGATCAGATAAAGCCTTTTCCCGTCCGGAAAATGAAGAATCCAGGTCTCTCTTTCATTACTATGTTAATGAGGTTATACAAATGGAAAGGCAACAATTTGTAAACAAAGTGCCTGGACCAGGGAACAGTGATCTTACCCCACGAGAAAGAGGGGATAGAAGTGACGATTCAGATGATCCCATGTTCTGTCCGAgtaagttcaaccttccaaatttTGTGAGCATTGATCAAAGCTCCTCCCTGACAGAAGACGATCTACTGATGTGTGAGCAGCCAATCGTTCTTGAAAATAAGTCAGATAGATTGCAGGAAATACATCACATTTCTGACTAG
- the LOC122548400 gene encoding melanocortin-2 receptor accessory protein 2-like isoform X1 — MNSLLTGKVETAVGLWSFTGHSGDKPTNKTYRRLGKSVVIQGSVLCRKSRRESDSIVIGFWVGLAVFVIFMFFVLTLLTKTGAPHQERKPEHLEESHADTGKSYTILPRIPCLNHPVRFPPHSSRNVDLSTKQRRTNSFAINYIMSRSDKAFSRPENEESRSLFHYYVNEVIQMERQQFVNKVPGPGNSDLTPRERGDRSDDSDDPMFCPSKFNLPNFVSIDQSSSLTEDDLLMCEQPIVLENKSDRLQEIHHISD; from the exons ATGAATTCCCTTCTTACTGGGAAGGTGGAAACTGCGGTGGGATTGTGGTCATTTACTGGACAT AGTGGAGATAAACCAACCAATAAAACATACCGGAGGCTTGGAAAGTCAGTGGTGATACAAGGGAGTGTGCTCTGCAGAAAGAGCCGAAGGGAAAGTG ATTCCATTGTGATTGGATTTTGGGTAGGCTTGGCCgtgtttgtcattttcatgttTTTCGTTTTGACGCTGCTGACAAAGACAGGAGCACCACATCAAGA gaggaaaccagagcacctggaggaatcccatgcagacacaggaaaatcTTACACCATCCTACCCAGGATACCATGTTTAAATCATCCAGTCAGATTTCCTCCCCACTCCAG CAGGAATGTGGACCTTTCTACAAAACAACGCAGAACAAACAGCTTTGCTATCAATTATATCATGTCCAGATCAGATAAAGCCTTTTCCCGTCCGGAAAATGAAGAATCCAGGTCTCTCTTTCATTACTATGTTAATGAGGTTATACAAATGGAAAGGCAACAATTTGTAAACAAAGTGCCTGGACCAGGGAACAGTGATCTTACCCCACGAGAAAGAGGGGATAGAAGTGACGATTCAGATGATCCCATGTTCTGTCCGAgtaagttcaaccttccaaatttTGTGAGCATTGATCAAAGCTCCTCCCTGACAGAAGACGATCTACTGATGTGTGAGCAGCCAATCGTTCTTGAAAATAAGTCAGATAGATTGCAGGAAATACATCACATTTCTGACTAG
- the LOC122548400 gene encoding melanocortin-2 receptor accessory protein 2-like isoform X8 encodes MSEASAVANKTTVSNGDYIWRYEYYDDEPVSFEGLKAHKYSIVIGFWVGLAVFVIFMFFVLTLLTKTGAPHQENVDLSTKQRRTNSFAINYIMSRSDKAFSRPENEESRSLFHYYVNEVIQMERQQFVNKVPGPGNSDLTPRERGDRSDDSDDPMFCPSKFNLPNFVSIDQSSSLTEDDLLMCEQPIVLENKSDRLQEIHHISD; translated from the exons ATGTCGGAAGCTAGTGCTGTTGCAAACAAGACCACTGTATCTAACGGTGATTACATCTGGCGCTATGAGTATTATGATGATGAGCCAGTTTCCTTTGAAGGATTGAAAGCACACAAGT ATTCCATTGTGATTGGATTTTGGGTAGGCTTGGCCgtgtttgtcattttcatgttTTTCGTTTTGACGCTGCTGACAAAGACAGGAGCACCACATCAAGA GAATGTGGACCTTTCTACAAAACAACGCAGAACAAACAGCTTTGCTATCAATTATATCATGTCCAGATCAGATAAAGCCTTTTCCCGTCCGGAAAATGAAGAATCCAGGTCTCTCTTTCATTACTATGTTAATGAGGTTATACAAATGGAAAGGCAACAATTTGTAAACAAAGTGCCTGGACCAGGGAACAGTGATCTTACCCCACGAGAAAGAGGGGATAGAAGTGACGATTCAGATGATCCCATGTTCTGTCCGAgtaagttcaaccttccaaatttTGTGAGCATTGATCAAAGCTCCTCCCTGACAGAAGACGATCTACTGATGTGTGAGCAGCCAATCGTTCTTGAAAATAAGTCAGATAGATTGCAGGAAATACATCACATTTCTGACTAG